The Brassica napus cultivar Da-Ae chromosome C7, Da-Ae, whole genome shotgun sequence genome has a segment encoding these proteins:
- the LOC106428080 gene encoding two-component response regulator-like APRR1 isoform X2, which produces MDLNGECKGGGGDGFIDRSRVRILLCDNDPNSLGEVFTLLSQCSYQVTSVKSARQVIDALNAEGPDIDIILAEIDLPMAKGMKMLRYITRDKDLRRIPVIMMSRQDEVPVVVKCLKLGAADYLVKPLRTNELLNLWTHMWRRRRMLGLAEKNMLSYEFDLVGSDPSDPNTNSTNLFSDDTDDIRSTNPQRGSHQEKEWPVATGSVCAGDGAADGTATSTPPVAVIEPPLNHLPDPHNEPTKRKTNPAQFSSVPKKSRLKIGESSAFFTYVKSTVNGNSSVHPGMAEKLQVVASEVNNNGKQTRGGRETEKKKAQGENSVNGTLERSRTLPNSIERSRTLPPPMELQGNRSCYQEGTMDDARVAAAKDSSQFAAQNAYPYYMHGVMNQVMMQSAAMMPQYGHHQHPHCPPNHLNGMTGFPYYHHHPMNTSLQNGHVPLQNGQMQTMVHHHHSWPQVGNHPSPNEVRVTKLDRREEALLKFRRKRNQRCFDKKIRYVNRKRLAERRPRVKGQFVRKMNGVNVDLNGQPEPDSADYDDEEEEDEEEEENRDSSPQDDALGT; this is translated from the exons ATGGATTTGAACGGAGAGTGtaagggaggaggaggagatgggTTCATTGACAGAAGCAGAGTTAGGATTCTGCTTTGTGACAATGATCCCAATAGCTTGGGAGAGGTTTTCACCCTCCTTTCACAGTGTTCTTATCAAG TGACGTCAGTGAAATCAGCAAGGCAGGTGATTGATGCACTAAATGCAGAGGGGCCTGATATCGATATAATACTGGCGGAGATTGATCTCCCAATGGCCAAGGGTATGAAGATGCTGAGGTACATCACGCGTGACAAAGATCTTCGGAGAATCCCTGTCATCA tGATGTCGAGGCAAGACGAGGTCCCTGTGGTGGTAAAGTGCTTGAAGCTAGGTGCAGCGGACTACCTTGTTAAGCCTCTTCGGACCAACGAGCTTCTCAACTTGTGGACACACATGTGGAGAAGAAGACGCAtg CTAGGACTTGCTGAGAAGAATATGTTGAGCTATGAGTTTGATCTGGTGGGATCTGATCCAAGTGATCCAAACACAAACAGTACCAACCTCTTCTCTGATGACACAGATGATATTAGGTCCACCAATCCACAAAGAGGAAGCCATCAGGAAAAGGAG TGGCCTGTTGCTACTGGTTCCGTTTGTGCCGGCGATGGTGCTGCTGATGGCACAGCCACGTCAACTCCTCCCGTTGCTGTCATAGAGCCTCCTTTGAATCATCTTCCTGACCCTCACAATGAGCCtactaaaagaaaaactaatccAG CGCAATTTTCTTCAGTACCAAAGAAGAGTAGATTGAAGATTGGAGAGTCCTCCGCTTTCTTCACATATGTCAAGTCTACCGTCAATGGAAATAGCTCAGTACATCCAGGTATGGCGGAGAAGCTTCAAGTGGTGGCCAGTGAGGTTAACAACAACGGGAAGCAAACAAGAGGAGGTAGAGAGACTGAGAAAAAGAAAGCTCAAGGAGAGAACTCAGTGAACGGCACGCTTGAGCGGTCACGCACGC TTCCAAATTCCATTGAGCGGTCACGCACGCTTCCACCACCAATGGAGCTTCAGGGTAATAGGAGCTGTTACCAAGAAGGAACTATGGATGATGCCCGGGTTGCTGCTGCTAAGGATTCATCTCAGTTCGCTGCGCAAAACGCCTATCCTTACTACATGCATGGGGTCATGAACCAAGTTATGATGCAATCAGCAGCCATGATGCCTCAGTATGGTCATCATCAACATCCTCATTGCCCACCTAATCATCTGAATGGCATGACAGGGTTTCCTTATTATCACCACCACCCCATGAACACATCGTTACAGAACGGTCATGTGCCTTTACAGAACGGTCAGATGCAAACTATGgtccatcatcatcattcttGGCCACAGGTGGGAAACCACCCGTCTCCTAACGAGGTGAGAGTGACTAAACTCGACAGAAGAGAGGAAGCTTTGCTTAAATTTAGACGAAAGAGGAACCAAAGGTGTTTTGATAAGAAGATTAGGTATGTGAATAGGAAGCGCCTTGCTGAGAGGAGACCGCGTGTTAAGGGTCAGTTTGTTAGGAAGATGAACGGTGTAAATGTTGACTTGAACGGGCAGCCTGAGCCTGACTCTGCTGACTATGATGACGAGGAagaggaggatgaagaagaagaggagaatcGGGACTCGTCTCCTCAGGATGATGCTCTTGGAACTTGA
- the LOC106428080 gene encoding two-component response regulator-like APRR1 isoform X1 translates to MDLNGECKGGGGDGFIDRSRVRILLCDNDPNSLGEVFTLLSQCSYQVTSVKSARQVIDALNAEGPDIDIILAEIDLPMAKGMKMLRYITRDKDLRRIPVIMMSRQDEVPVVVKCLKLGAADYLVKPLRTNELLNLWTHMWRRRRMLGLAEKNMLSYEFDLVGSDPSDPNTNSTNLFSDDTDDIRSTNPQRGSHQEKEWPVATGSVCAGDGAADGTATSTPPVAVIEPPLNHLPDPHNEPTKRKTNPAQFSSVPKKSRLKIGESSAFFTYVKSTVNGNSSVHPGMAEKLQVVASEVNNNGKQTRGGRETEKKKAQGENSVNGTLERSRTLPTPMELHGSRGYQEVPNSIERSRTLPPPMELQGNRSCYQEGTMDDARVAAAKDSSQFAAQNAYPYYMHGVMNQVMMQSAAMMPQYGHHQHPHCPPNHLNGMTGFPYYHHHPMNTSLQNGHVPLQNGQMQTMVHHHHSWPQVGNHPSPNEVRVTKLDRREEALLKFRRKRNQRCFDKKIRYVNRKRLAERRPRVKGQFVRKMNGVNVDLNGQPEPDSADYDDEEEEDEEEEENRDSSPQDDALGT, encoded by the exons ATGGATTTGAACGGAGAGTGtaagggaggaggaggagatgggTTCATTGACAGAAGCAGAGTTAGGATTCTGCTTTGTGACAATGATCCCAATAGCTTGGGAGAGGTTTTCACCCTCCTTTCACAGTGTTCTTATCAAG TGACGTCAGTGAAATCAGCAAGGCAGGTGATTGATGCACTAAATGCAGAGGGGCCTGATATCGATATAATACTGGCGGAGATTGATCTCCCAATGGCCAAGGGTATGAAGATGCTGAGGTACATCACGCGTGACAAAGATCTTCGGAGAATCCCTGTCATCA tGATGTCGAGGCAAGACGAGGTCCCTGTGGTGGTAAAGTGCTTGAAGCTAGGTGCAGCGGACTACCTTGTTAAGCCTCTTCGGACCAACGAGCTTCTCAACTTGTGGACACACATGTGGAGAAGAAGACGCAtg CTAGGACTTGCTGAGAAGAATATGTTGAGCTATGAGTTTGATCTGGTGGGATCTGATCCAAGTGATCCAAACACAAACAGTACCAACCTCTTCTCTGATGACACAGATGATATTAGGTCCACCAATCCACAAAGAGGAAGCCATCAGGAAAAGGAG TGGCCTGTTGCTACTGGTTCCGTTTGTGCCGGCGATGGTGCTGCTGATGGCACAGCCACGTCAACTCCTCCCGTTGCTGTCATAGAGCCTCCTTTGAATCATCTTCCTGACCCTCACAATGAGCCtactaaaagaaaaactaatccAG CGCAATTTTCTTCAGTACCAAAGAAGAGTAGATTGAAGATTGGAGAGTCCTCCGCTTTCTTCACATATGTCAAGTCTACCGTCAATGGAAATAGCTCAGTACATCCAGGTATGGCGGAGAAGCTTCAAGTGGTGGCCAGTGAGGTTAACAACAACGGGAAGCAAACAAGAGGAGGTAGAGAGACTGAGAAAAAGAAAGCTCAAGGAGAGAACTCAGTGAACGGCACGCTTGAGCGGTCACGCACGCTTCCAACACCAATGGAACTTCATGGTAGTAGGGGCTACCAAGAAGTTCCAAATTCCATTGAGCGGTCACGCACGCTTCCACCACCAATGGAGCTTCAGGGTAATAGGAGCTGTTACCAAGAAGGAACTATGGATGATGCCCGGGTTGCTGCTGCTAAGGATTCATCTCAGTTCGCTGCGCAAAACGCCTATCCTTACTACATGCATGGGGTCATGAACCAAGTTATGATGCAATCAGCAGCCATGATGCCTCAGTATGGTCATCATCAACATCCTCATTGCCCACCTAATCATCTGAATGGCATGACAGGGTTTCCTTATTATCACCACCACCCCATGAACACATCGTTACAGAACGGTCATGTGCCTTTACAGAACGGTCAGATGCAAACTATGgtccatcatcatcattcttGGCCACAGGTGGGAAACCACCCGTCTCCTAACGAGGTGAGAGTGACTAAACTCGACAGAAGAGAGGAAGCTTTGCTTAAATTTAGACGAAAGAGGAACCAAAGGTGTTTTGATAAGAAGATTAGGTATGTGAATAGGAAGCGCCTTGCTGAGAGGAGACCGCGTGTTAAGGGTCAGTTTGTTAGGAAGATGAACGGTGTAAATGTTGACTTGAACGGGCAGCCTGAGCCTGACTCTGCTGACTATGATGACGAGGAagaggaggatgaagaagaagaggagaatcGGGACTCGTCTCCTCAGGATGATGCTCTTGGAACTTGA
- the LOC106428081 gene encoding ribulose-5-phosphate-3-epimerase, chloroplastic-like, with amino-acid sequence MSTSLSTSLCCSSTQQVNGFGLGPQRSLLYQPTSFSFSRRRSHGVVKATARVDKFSKSDIIVSPSILSANFAKLGEQVKAVECAGCDWIHVDVMDGRFVPNITIGPLVVDALRPVTDLPLDVHLMIVEPDLRVPDFIKAGADIVSVHCEQSSTIHLHRTVNQIKSLGAKAGVVLNPGTPLSAIEYVLDVVDLVLIMSVNPGFGGQSFIESQVKKISDLRRMCVEKGVNPWIEVDGGVTPKNAYKVIEAGANALVAGSAVFGAKDYEEAIKGIKNSKKPEAVTV; translated from the exons ATGTCGACCTCATTATCCACTTCCTTGTGTTGTTCGTCAACCCAGCAGGTCAATGGGTTCGGTCTTGGGCCTCAAAGGTCGCTCCTTTACCAACCCACTTCCTTTTCTTTCTCCAG AAGGAGAAGTCATGGTGTTGTGAAGGCCACAGCTCGTGTTGATAAGTTTTCCAAAAGTGATATCATCGTCTCTCCCTCCATCCTCTCTGCTAATTTCGCCAAACTAGGCGAGCAG gtAAAAGCAGTAGAGTGTGCAGGTTGTGACTGGATCCATGTTGATGTGATGGATGGTCGCTTTGTTCCCAACATCACTATTGGTCCTCTCGTCGTTGATGCTTTGCGTCCTGTAACTGATCTTCCCTTGGATGTTCATCTT ATGATAGTAGAACCGGATCTGAGGGTACCAGATTTCATCAAAGCAGGTGCAGATATAGTCAGTGTACATTGTGAGCAGTCATCCACCATCCATTTGCATCGCACTGTCAATCAA ATTAAAAGCTTAGGTGCTAAAGCTGGAGTTGTCCTAAACCCTGGAACCCCATTGAGTGCTATAGAATATGTATTGGATG TGGTGGATCTGGTCTTGATCATGTCGGTTAACCCCGGGTTTGGTGGACAGAGCTTTATCGAAAGCCAAGTTAAAAAAATCTCGGATTTGAGAAGAATGTGTGTCGAAAAG GGAGTAAACCCATGGATTGAAGTTGATGGTGGTGTCACCCCAAAGAATGCATACAAG GTTATTGAGGCTGGAGCAAATGCTCTAGTAGCTGGATCAGCTGTATTTGGTGCTAAAGACTATGAAGAAG cTATAAAAGGaatcaagaacagcaagaagcCAGAAGCTGTGACTGTGTAA
- the LOC106428072 gene encoding uncharacterized protein LOC106428072, producing MENYHELVSSTKVMLDGSNYRLWKSRMRSIIRGIDAMAWKSVTTGWSEPKAKDENGVESNKEEELWTETELKMAKFNSRALSAIHASVTKKHFELIQGCETTKEAWEILQTHFEGTLKAKSSRQDYLASKFENLKMGESESVKEFSSQLSGIAHESLVLGKKYKDKKLVKKFLRYLPSKYSAYKATMSVSLNTDEISFGEVVGMLRAHEMEIDGGKKRKGVALVSQDSDDIEDDDDPVSMLVRRFDRVLRRAESGQRRGSTSQRAAEGEKRTSKSEKNDHKVEVQCHECKGYGHYKTDCPTVRRREIKCYKCKGIGHTQLECVNDQTLQEILVLIAVEDSVFCLSTMVDIPVCFR from the coding sequence ATGGAGAACTATCATGAGCTGGTGTCAAGCACAAAGGTGATGTTGGATGGATCCAACTACAGACTTTGGAAGTCACGAATGAGGTCTATCATTCGAGGAATTGATGCCATGGCGTGGAAATCTGTGACAACTGGATGGTCAGAACCAAAGGCTAAGGACGAGAATGGTGTTGAAtccaacaaagaagaagaactttGGACCGAGACAGAACTCAAGATGGCGAAGTTCAACTCCAGAGCACTTTCAGCTATACACGCTAGTGTTACAAAGAAACACTTTGAGCTGATTCAAGGATGTGAGACCACCAAGGAAGCGTGGGAAATACTGCAAACTCACTTCGAAGGAACGTTAAAAGCGAAGAGCTCACGACAGGATTATCTAGCATCCAAGTTTGAGAATCTCAAAATGGGAGAAAGTGAATCGGTTAAAGAATTCAGCTCACAGCTCAGTGGCATAGCTCATGAATCCTTAGTATTGGGAAAGAAATACAAGGATAAGAAGCTGGTCAAGAAGTTTCTAAGGTATCTACCATCTAAGTATTCCGCATACAAGGCAACTATGTCAGTCTCACTGAATACAGATGAGATAAGCTTTGGTGAAGTAGTAGGGATGCTGAGAGCACATGAAATGGAGATTGACGGAGGAAAGAAACGAAAGGGAGTTGCACTGGTATCACAAGATTCAGATGACATAGAAGATGACGATGATCCAGTAAGTATGCTTGTTAGGCGGTTTGACAGAGTCCTTCGTAGAGCCGAATCAGGTCAGAGAAGAGGAAGTACATCACAACGTGCTGCAGAAGGTGAGAAACGAACATCTAAGTCAGAAAAGAACGATCATAAAGTGGAGGTTCAGTGTCATGAGTGCAAGGGGTATGGACATTACAAAACTGATTGTCCAACTGTTCGAAGGAGAGAAATCAAGTGCTACAAGTGCAAAGGAATTGGACACACTCAACTAGAATGCGTCAACGAtcagacactacaagaaatattgGTTTTGATAGCAGTAGAGGATAGCGTTTTTTGTCTTTCTACTATGGTTGACATACCCGTTTGttttagatag
- the LOC106428039 gene encoding transcription factor MYB28-like isoform X1: MSRKPCCVGEGLKKGAWTTEEDKKLISYIHEHGEGGWRDIPQKAGLKRCGKSCRLRWTYYLKPDVKRGEFSSEEEQIIIMLHASRGNKWSDIARHLPRRTDNEVKNYWNTHLKKRLIEQGIDPVTHKPLASNSNPTVNTPPENLHSLAAPSSDKQHSRSSSLPSLSRLTNKDGTPVQGGSLSHKKRFKRSSSTSRLLNKVAAKVTSVKEILSASMEGSLSATTLPYASYSDGFSEQIRNGEGSSNAFLTNTLAEFDPFSQSPLYSEHEINATSDLGMDYDFSHFLEKLGRDDHNEENDMNVEYGHDDLLMSDVSQEVSSTSVDDRHNIFENFEGWSNYLLDHADFVYDTESDTLI, translated from the exons ATGTCAAGAAAACCGTGTTGTGTCGGAGAAGGGCTGAAGAAAGGGGCATGGACCACCGAAGAAGATAAGAAACTCATCTCTTACATCCACGAACATGGAGAAGGAGGCTGGCGCGACATTCCCCAAAAAGctg GGTTAAAAAGGTGTGGAAAGAGTTGTAGACTGCGTTGGACTTACTACCTAAAACCTGATGTCAAAAGAGGCGAGTTTAGTTCAGAGGAGGAACAGATTATTATTATGCTTCATGCTTCTCGTGGCAACAA GTGGTCGGACATAGCGAGACATTTACCTAGAAGAACAGACAATGAGGTCAAGAATTACTGGAACACTCATCTTAAAAAGCGTTTGATCGAACAGGGTATTGATCCCGTGACTCACAAGCCACTGGCTTCTAATTCCAACCCTACCGTCAACACGCCTCCAGAGAATTTGCATTCCCTTGCTGCGCCTAGTTCCGACAAGCAACACTCCCGGTCGAGCTCATTGCCTTCCCTGTCTCGTCTTACCAACAAAGATGGGACACCAGTTCAAGGCGGTTCCTTGAGTCACAAGAAACGTTTTAAGAGGTCGAGTTCTACATCAAGGCTTTTGAACAAAGTTGCGGCTAAGGTCACTTCTGTAAAAGAAATATTGTCGGCTTCCATGGAAGGTAGCTTGAGCGCTACTACATTACCATATGCAAGCTATTCTGATGGCTTCTCTGAGCAGATTCGCAATGGAGAGGGTAGTTCCAACGCGTTCCTGACAAATACTCTCGCCGAGTTCGATCCCTTCTCCCAATCACCGTTGTACAGTGAGCATGAGATCAACGCTACTTCTGATCTCGGTATGGATTACGATTTCTCACATTTTCTTGAAAAGCTTGGGAGAGATGACCACAACGAGGAGAACGATATGAATGTCGAGTATGGTCATGATGATCTTCTTATGTCCGATGTGTCTCAAGAAGTCTCATCAACAAGCGTTGATGATCGAcacaatatatttgaaaattttgagggTTGGTCAAATTATCTTCTTGACCATGCGGATTTCGTATATGACACGGAGTCTGATACCCTCATATGA
- the LOC106428039 gene encoding transcription factor MYB28-like (The RefSeq protein has 10 substitutions compared to this genomic sequence), with protein MSRKPCCVGEGLKKGAWTTEEDKKLISYIHEHGEGGWRDIPQKAGLKRCGKSCRLRWTNYLKPDVKGGEFSSEEELIIIMLHASRGNKWSDIARHLPRRTDNEVKNYWNTHLKKRLIEQGIDPMTHKPLASNSNPTVNTPPENLHSLAAPSSDKQYSRSSSLPSLSRLTNKDGTPVQGGSLSHKKSFKRSSSTSRLLNKVAAKVTSVKEILSASMEGSLSATTLPYASYSDGFSEQIRNGEGSSNAFLTNTLAEFDPFSQSPLYSEHEINATSDLGMGYDFSHFLEKLGRDDHNEENDMNVEYGHDDLLMSDVSHEVPSTSVDDRDNIFENFEGWSNYLLDHADFVYDTESDTLI; from the exons ATGTCAAGAAAACCGTGTTGTGTCGGAGAAGGGCTGAAGAAAGGGGCATGGACCACCGAAGAAGATAAGAAACTCATCTCTTACATCCACGAACATGGAGAAGGAGGCTGGCGCGACATTCCCCAAAAAGctg GGTTAAAAAGGTGTGGAAAGAGTTGTAGACTGCGTTGGACTTACTACCTAAAACCTGATGTCAAAAGAGGCGAGTTTAGTTCAGAGGAGGAACAGATTATTATTATGCTTCATGCTTCTCGTGGCAACAA GTGGTCGGACATAGCGAGACATTTACCTAGAAGAACAGACAATGAGGTCAAGAATTACTGGAACACTCATCTTAAAAAGCGTTTGATCGAACAGGGTATTGATCCCGTGACTCACAAGCCACTGGCTTCTAATTCCAACCCTACCGTCAACACGCCTCCAGAGAATTTGCATTCCCTTGCTGCGCCTAGTTCCGACAAGCAACACTCCCGGTCGAGCTCATTGCCTTCCCTGTCTCGTCTTACCAACAAAGATGGGACACCAGTTCAAGGCGGTTCCTTGAGTCACAAGAAACGTTTTAAGAGGTCGAGTTCTACATCAAGGCTTTTGAACAAAGTTGCGGCTAAGGTCACTTCTGTAAAAGAAATATTGTCGGCTTCCATGGAAGGTAGCTTGAGCGCTACTACATTACCATATGCAAGCTATTCTGATGGCTTCTCTGAGCAGATTCGCAATGGAGAGGGTAGTTCCAACGCGTTCCTGACAAATACTCTCGCCGAGTTCGATCCCTTCTCCCAATCACCGTTGTACAGTGAGCATGAGATCAACGCTACTTCTGATCTCGGTATGGATTACGATTTCTCACATTTTCTTGAAAAGCTTGGGAGAGATGACCACAACGAGGAGAACGATATGAATGTCGAGTATGGTCATGATGATCTTCTTATGTCCGATGTGTCTCAAGAAGTCTCATCAACAAGCGTTGATGATCGAcacaatatatttgaaaattttgagggTTGGTCAAATTATCTTCTTGACCATGCGGATTTCGTATATGACACGGAGTCTGATACCCTCATATGA